From Pelagicoccus albus, the proteins below share one genomic window:
- a CDS encoding restriction endonuclease subunit S: MSWTISSLSEAADIVAGQHIPSDLYSDDESGTPYLTGPVDFGMRVPSVTKWTSAPKVFAEKGDVLVTVKGSGVGKSNLGIDAAIGRQLMAIRPRLTKIDQFYLYTFIKSVEPRIHKLAQGAAIPGIVKADLADLQIPLPPLAEQKRIAGILDAADGLRAKRRAALAQLDTLLQSTFLDLFGDPNRWSSKFKISRLVDCCTKITDGEHGTVERLESGRLYLMARNVTKQKSIDLSDVSYISEEDHRRIYKRCGPEAGDLLLVCVGATIGKVALVPEGEEFSLARSVALIKPNRDRMLPSFLLHLFDSGYIQFKLLGQRNTGAQSGLYLGKIKELEIPLPPLDLQRRFASIVESVERQKARHREHLAQLDTLFASLQQRAFKGDL, translated from the coding sequence ATGAGTTGGACTATTTCTAGTCTATCCGAAGCTGCCGACATTGTGGCGGGTCAACATATCCCTTCTGATCTGTATTCAGATGATGAATCTGGTACGCCTTATCTGACTGGACCAGTTGATTTTGGAATGAGAGTCCCGTCTGTTACAAAATGGACTTCGGCTCCCAAGGTGTTTGCTGAGAAAGGCGATGTCCTCGTCACCGTCAAAGGTAGTGGTGTTGGGAAATCAAATCTAGGAATTGATGCTGCGATCGGTCGTCAGCTGATGGCAATAAGACCAAGGCTTACAAAAATAGATCAGTTCTATCTCTATACTTTTATAAAGTCGGTAGAGCCGCGAATTCACAAACTAGCGCAGGGAGCTGCCATCCCAGGTATTGTTAAGGCTGATTTAGCCGACCTACAAATCCCGCTTCCGCCGTTGGCGGAGCAGAAGCGGATAGCGGGGATTTTGGATGCGGCGGATGGCTTGCGGGCGAAGCGCCGCGCCGCGCTCGCCCAACTCGACACCCTTCTCCAATCCACCTTCCTAGACCTATTCGGCGACCCCAATCGATGGTCTTCGAAGTTCAAGATAAGTAGACTCGTCGATTGCTGTACGAAAATTACGGATGGAGAGCATGGAACCGTCGAGCGTCTCGAATCTGGTCGTCTTTACTTGATGGCTAGGAACGTAACGAAGCAGAAGTCCATCGATTTGTCTGACGTTTCTTATATCTCAGAAGAAGATCACAGACGAATCTACAAAAGGTGTGGTCCGGAGGCTGGAGATCTTTTGCTAGTATGCGTTGGTGCTACCATAGGGAAAGTTGCTCTGGTGCCTGAAGGCGAAGAGTTTTCACTGGCTCGAAGCGTAGCATTGATCAAACCGAATCGAGATCGGATGTTGCCGAGTTTTTTGCTACATCTTTTCGATTCTGGATACATTCAGTTTAAGCTTCTGGGGCAACGAAATACAGGTGCTCAGTCAGGCTTGTATTTGGGGAAGATTAAGGAATTGGAAATCCCGCTTCCCCCTCTCGACCTGCAACGTCGCTTTGCGTCGATCGTGGAATCGGTGGAGCGGCAAAAGGCCCGCCACCGCGAGCACCTCGCCCAGCTCGACACCCTCTTCGCCTCCCTACAACAACGTGCCTTCAAAGGAGACCTGTAG